ACATTCGTCCGTGCAGACGAAACGGGTGCCCACCTGACACCCCGCTGCCCCCATGGCCACCATGCCGGCCACCATGCCGCCATCGGCAATTCCTCCCGCCACGAAAACCGGCACCTCCGGAATGTGCGGCAGAATCTCCTGCACCAGCACGCTGGTGGCCACCGGCCCCACATGTCCGCCCGCTTCATGCCCTTCCAGAATCAAGGCATCCACGCCGTGACGCACCAGCAGCCTGGCCAGCGACAACGCCGGTGAAAATCCCAGAACCTTGACCCCACCCTCTTTGAGACGACGAATCGAATCCCGCGACGGCACCCCCCCCGCCAACACGCAGTGGCCAACCCCCTCCGCCACCACCATGTCCAAAAGCGCCGGCAACTCGGGGTGCATGGTGATCAGATTCACCCCGAAAGGCCGCCCGGTCAACGCCCGGGTGGCGCGGATCTCCTCCTGCAACCGATCGGGCATCATGCTGCCCCCCGCCAGCACCCCGAACCCCCCGGCTTC
This genomic window from Magnetococcales bacterium contains:
- a CDS encoding nitronate monooxygenase, translated to MELQERMRASWKRGCDFLGVPLAILGGAMSWLSERHLVAAISEAGGFGVLAGGSMMPDRLQEEIRATRALTGRPFGVNLITMHPELPALLDMVVAEGVGHCVLAGGVPSRDSIRRLKEGGVKVLGFSPALSLARLLVRHGVDALILEGHEAGGHVGPVATSVLVQEILPHIPEVPVFVAGGIADGGMVAGMVAMGAAGCQVGTRFVCTDECVAHERFKQAFIRANARDAVVTVQFDDVLPVIPVRAMANKGTHEFNALQLKLIQEVRAGLKEKRDAQLELEHFWVGALRRAAIDGDVEHGSVMMGQSVGLVKRIQPVKEVLEELTQPL